The following proteins are encoded in a genomic region of Phycisphaera sp.:
- a CDS encoding HEAT repeat domain-containing protein, translating into MGIDKAWIEKIMDGLRAVPAPLKNEKHGEAFHAVLGDLQEEAPEDDSIPTMAADATEEIVRVIDATVGTKKAGNVAHDILFGMKLLALLGERAGVDCIIRAARAGFEADNWFWTIVFGPFGQGHREADRLFGELAEPLPEEFVGVALLDAANEACREGNAERHPFDSDAGVARLREYLTGETESYAHSACGALAFIQHAERDALLELAQQHADDGVRIEAAWMLAKLDRQEGFDAIARACLDPNRATQAMHYLEELGREDLVPPPAREPDFVALAEMCNWLSHPSEFGESPDAIELLDKRTIYWPPTGDTREMRIFKYRYEPNGDWREEPEEGVGLVGSTTFALFGETEPSMDPKDIYGRHCCWELRMEEDERAPEDGENDAELGWRLIETGG; encoded by the coding sequence ATGGGCATCGACAAGGCGTGGATCGAGAAAATCATGGACGGCCTGCGTGCGGTGCCCGCGCCGTTGAAGAATGAGAAGCATGGCGAGGCGTTCCACGCCGTCTTGGGCGATCTCCAGGAAGAGGCGCCCGAGGACGATTCGATTCCGACGATGGCCGCGGACGCGACCGAGGAGATCGTGCGTGTGATCGACGCGACGGTGGGCACAAAGAAGGCCGGCAACGTGGCGCACGACATCCTGTTCGGGATGAAGCTGCTCGCGCTCCTGGGCGAGCGTGCGGGCGTTGACTGCATCATCCGAGCCGCCCGCGCCGGCTTCGAGGCCGACAACTGGTTCTGGACGATCGTGTTTGGGCCATTCGGGCAGGGCCACCGCGAGGCGGATCGCCTGTTTGGCGAGCTGGCCGAACCGTTGCCCGAGGAATTCGTCGGCGTCGCGTTGCTCGACGCGGCGAACGAGGCCTGCCGGGAGGGCAACGCCGAGCGTCACCCGTTCGATTCGGACGCGGGCGTCGCGCGTCTGCGTGAGTATCTCACTGGCGAGACAGAGAGCTACGCGCACAGCGCGTGCGGGGCCCTTGCGTTCATCCAACACGCCGAACGCGACGCGTTGCTCGAGCTTGCGCAGCAGCACGCCGACGACGGCGTGCGCATCGAGGCCGCGTGGATGCTGGCCAAGCTCGACCGGCAGGAGGGCTTCGACGCCATCGCCCGGGCATGCCTGGACCCGAATCGGGCCACGCAGGCGATGCACTACCTCGAGGAGCTGGGGCGTGAAGACCTGGTACCGCCGCCCGCACGCGAGCCCGACTTTGTCGCCCTGGCGGAGATGTGCAACTGGCTTAGCCACCCCAGCGAGTTCGGCGAATCGCCCGATGCCATCGAGTTGCTCGACAAGCGGACGATCTATTGGCCGCCCACCGGCGACACGCGCGAGATGCGCATCTTCAAGTATCGCTACGAGCCCAACGGCGACTGGCGAGAGGAGCCCGAGGAGGGCGTGGGCCTGGTTGGTTCGACCACGTTCGCGCTGTTCGGCGAGACCGAGCCCAGCATGGACCCCAAGGACATCTACGGCCGGCACTGCTGCTGGGAGTTGCGGATGGAAGAGGACGAGCGCGCGCCCGAGGATGGCGAGAACGACGCCGAACTGGGCTGGCGGCTCATCGAGACGGGTGGCTAA
- a CDS encoding YHYH protein, with protein sequence MPANTPVRTMAVIVLAAGLAQAHPDHDQPEQNQQQGRQPRQMEAVDLPAPEVTITIQGEHRVIRSNGLPTHETGAFPNDGNPNAMRAQTHEYRVPLNPQITEQPTPARPEFGIGVNGVIFDSGTGEFWTADNPQAFGGGSEWNYDALGGGVPFGIDMNHAHVQPTGKYHYHGVPTGLLEELASQDHEHYGDHGHSHTVDERMIQIGWAFDGFPIYGPYGYRDASDAGSEIRKLRSSYKLKEGNRPEPPDGPGEAYDGTFGADYEYVEGHGDLDECNGRFGVTPEFPEGTYYYVVTEAFPSIPRMWRGTPDASIQRRGGPPPGGENGQRPRGPRQGERGQRPPRGQRPGG encoded by the coding sequence ATGCCCGCAAACACTCCGGTGCGCACGATGGCGGTGATCGTGCTGGCCGCCGGCCTCGCGCAGGCCCACCCCGACCATGACCAACCCGAGCAGAACCAGCAGCAGGGCCGCCAACCCCGGCAGATGGAAGCCGTCGATCTGCCCGCGCCCGAGGTCACCATCACCATCCAGGGCGAGCACCGGGTGATCCGATCCAACGGCCTGCCGACGCACGAGACCGGCGCGTTTCCGAATGATGGCAATCCGAACGCGATGCGTGCCCAAACCCACGAGTACCGCGTGCCGCTGAACCCGCAGATCACCGAGCAACCCACCCCCGCCCGGCCCGAGTTCGGCATCGGCGTCAATGGCGTGATCTTCGACTCGGGCACGGGCGAGTTCTGGACGGCCGACAACCCGCAGGCCTTCGGCGGCGGCTCGGAGTGGAACTACGACGCGCTGGGCGGCGGCGTGCCGTTCGGCATCGACATGAACCACGCCCACGTGCAACCCACGGGCAAGTACCACTACCACGGCGTGCCGACGGGCTTGCTCGAAGAACTCGCGAGCCAGGATCACGAGCATTATGGGGATCACGGGCACAGCCACACCGTCGATGAGCGGATGATCCAGATCGGCTGGGCGTTCGACGGCTTCCCGATCTACGGGCCCTACGGCTATCGCGATGCGAGTGACGCGGGCTCCGAAATCCGCAAGCTGCGGTCGAGCTACAAGCTCAAGGAGGGCAACCGCCCCGAGCCGCCGGATGGGCCGGGCGAGGCGTACGACGGCACGTTCGGCGCCGACTACGAGTACGTCGAGGGCCACGGCGATCTGGACGAGTGCAACGGCCGCTTCGGCGTGACGCCCGAGTTCCCCGAGGGCACGTACTACTACGTTGTCACCGAGGCGTTCCCCAGCATCCCCCGCATGTGGCGCGGCACGCCCGACGCCTCGATACAACGCCGGGGCGGGCCGCCCCCCGGTGGCGAGAACGGCCAGCGGCCGCGCGGCCCACGCCAGGGCGAACGCGGGCAGCGCCCGCCGAGGGGCCAGCGCCCCGGCGGTTGA
- a CDS encoding DUF1731 domain-containing protein has protein sequence MDRGNTNGQVVIAGGSGFIGTSLAHHLSAMGTSVVVLSRSRLRVDGPWRHAQWDARTLGEWAKELDGASGLVNLVGRTVDCIKTPDHRDEILRSRVEATTVLGRAVRSVNTPPPVWVQMSTAHIYGDPPSVVCDEESPFGLGLAPLVGRAWEEAFHASALAEQKKVVLRTSFVVGRDRGAGGGALARLRFLARLGLGGRVGSGTQGMSWIHEADMNALFERALTNAEMAGTYIASAPNPVSQVEFMRTLRKRIGMPVGLPAFAWMVRLGAPLVMKTDPELALYGRYVVSRRLAEEGFEFRFPDLEPALADLLANGAISQTASSDPRTP, from the coding sequence ATGGATCGAGGGAACACAAACGGCCAGGTCGTGATCGCCGGTGGCAGCGGCTTCATCGGCACGTCTCTAGCGCATCACCTTTCGGCGATGGGTACATCAGTGGTTGTGCTCTCGCGCAGCAGGCTAAGGGTCGATGGACCGTGGCGGCATGCCCAATGGGATGCACGCACGCTGGGCGAATGGGCGAAGGAACTCGACGGCGCAAGCGGCCTGGTGAATCTCGTCGGCCGCACGGTCGATTGCATCAAGACGCCAGACCACCGCGACGAGATCCTGCGGTCGAGGGTGGAGGCGACCACTGTGCTGGGCCGGGCCGTCCGCTCGGTGAACACGCCGCCGCCGGTGTGGGTGCAGATGAGCACGGCCCACATCTACGGCGACCCGCCCTCGGTAGTCTGTGATGAAGAATCACCATTTGGCTTGGGCCTCGCCCCGCTCGTGGGCCGGGCGTGGGAAGAGGCCTTCCACGCCAGTGCGCTCGCCGAGCAGAAGAAGGTCGTCCTCCGCACCAGCTTCGTCGTCGGCCGCGATCGAGGGGCTGGCGGCGGCGCGCTCGCGCGGCTCCGGTTCTTAGCCAGGCTTGGCCTTGGTGGTCGTGTCGGCTCGGGCACGCAGGGCATGAGCTGGATCCACGAGGCCGACATGAACGCCCTGTTCGAGCGGGCGCTGACCAACGCCGAGATGGCCGGCACCTACATCGCCTCGGCTCCGAACCCGGTATCCCAGGTCGAGTTCATGCGCACCCTGCGAAAGCGGATCGGCATGCCCGTCGGGCTCCCCGCCTTCGCGTGGATGGTGCGACTCGGTGCGCCGCTCGTCATGAAGACCGATCCCGAGCTCGCGTTGTATGGGCGATACGTTGTCTCCCGCCGGCTGGCCGAGGAGGGCTTTGAGTTCCGGTTTCCCGATCTCGAACCCGCTCTTGCCGACCTTCTGGCGAACGGGGCTATTTCTCAAACAGCCTCGAGCGATCCGCGAACGCCTTGA
- a CDS encoding VOC family protein, with translation MPNPFHLAFPVTDLEETRTFYGGLLGCPEGRSSDHWIDFDLFGHQIVAHLSEKVEDPAPTNAVDGHDVPVPHFGVVLGMPEWRSLADKLRAAGVEFVIEPYVRFEGQPGEQATMFFRDPSGNALEFKAFADRSRLFEK, from the coding sequence ATGCCCAACCCCTTCCACCTCGCCTTCCCCGTGACAGACCTCGAAGAGACCCGAACGTTCTACGGCGGCTTGCTCGGCTGCCCGGAGGGACGCAGCAGCGACCACTGGATCGACTTTGATCTCTTCGGCCACCAGATCGTGGCGCACTTGTCAGAGAAGGTGGAAGACCCGGCGCCGACCAATGCGGTGGACGGCCACGATGTTCCGGTGCCCCACTTCGGTGTCGTGCTGGGCATGCCCGAGTGGCGCTCGCTGGCCGACAAGTTACGCGCCGCCGGCGTCGAATTCGTGATCGAGCCCTACGTCCGCTTCGAGGGCCAGCCGGGCGAGCAGGCGACCATGTTCTTCCGCGATCCCTCGGGCAACGCGCTGGAATTCAAGGCGTTCGCGGATCGCTCGAGGCTGTTTGAGAAATAG
- a CDS encoding heme-binding protein has product MSITLEQAQNVVEAALAESKKIDTKMNVAVVDAGMNLVAFARQDGAWLGSIDIAMKKARTARGFDMDSGEIGKLSQPGGALYNIEHSNGGLISFPGGVPLKDASGTIVGAIGVSGSSVENDHTVAAAGAKAIG; this is encoded by the coding sequence ATGAGCATCACATTGGAACAAGCACAGAACGTCGTCGAGGCCGCGCTCGCGGAATCGAAGAAGATCGATACGAAAATGAACGTCGCCGTGGTCGATGCGGGCATGAACCTCGTCGCGTTCGCGCGACAGGACGGCGCTTGGCTTGGCTCGATCGACATCGCGATGAAGAAGGCCCGCACGGCCCGCGGCTTCGACATGGACTCGGGCGAGATCGGCAAGCTCAGCCAGCCGGGCGGCGCCCTCTACAACATCGAGCACTCCAACGGCGGGCTCATCAGCTTCCCCGGCGGCGTGCCTCTGAAGGACGCCAGTGGAACGATCGTCGGGGCCATCGGCGTCTCAGGCAGTTCCGTGGAGAACGACCACACTGTCGCCGCAGCCGGCGCGAAAGCGATAGGCTAA
- the rsgA gene encoding ribosome small subunit-dependent GTPase A: MTPPALRSLGWNPFFEAQLSEFELDSIVLARVSAHHSSQVELLGENGEFRLPVQSADADGRVAVGDWLVLNAAGDRTIKRLERQTLLSRKAAGEEAKPQVIAANINTVFVVSSCNEDFNLSRLERYLAMVLQAGATPVVVLTKADLHDDPAALAEQAGQLHPGLAVEIMDARTPEQADALKRWCGPGQSVALLGSSGVGKSTLANALGAGDLATGGIREKDGKGRHTTTSRSLHLLPSGGVLVDNPGVREFQLRDCDDGVADLFEDVAAIIADCKFSDCRHEGEPGCAVRAAIEAGELDERRFTSYLKLQEEQARNARTLAERHERERKKTKMIKSAVSRKRRGRDDW; the protein is encoded by the coding sequence ATGACCCCCCCAGCACTCCGATCCCTCGGCTGGAACCCGTTCTTCGAGGCCCAGCTCTCGGAATTCGAGCTTGACTCGATCGTCTTGGCCCGCGTCTCGGCCCATCACAGCAGCCAGGTCGAACTGCTCGGAGAGAACGGCGAGTTCCGCCTGCCCGTGCAATCTGCCGATGCCGACGGCCGGGTCGCGGTGGGCGACTGGCTCGTGCTCAACGCCGCAGGCGACCGCACGATCAAGCGGCTCGAACGCCAGACGCTGCTCTCGCGGAAGGCTGCGGGCGAGGAGGCCAAGCCGCAGGTCATCGCCGCGAACATCAACACCGTGTTCGTCGTGAGCTCGTGCAACGAGGACTTCAACTTATCGCGCCTCGAGCGGTACCTGGCGATGGTGCTTCAAGCAGGGGCGACGCCGGTCGTCGTGCTCACCAAGGCCGACCTGCACGATGATCCCGCGGCGCTCGCCGAGCAAGCCGGGCAGCTCCACCCGGGGCTGGCCGTTGAGATCATGGACGCGCGGACCCCCGAGCAGGCCGATGCTCTCAAGAGATGGTGTGGGCCGGGCCAGTCGGTCGCGCTGCTGGGCTCTTCGGGCGTGGGCAAATCGACCCTGGCCAACGCCTTGGGCGCGGGCGATCTGGCCACCGGCGGCATCCGCGAGAAGGACGGCAAGGGGCGGCACACGACCACTTCCCGCTCGCTGCACCTGCTGCCATCGGGCGGCGTGCTCGTCGATAACCCCGGCGTGCGTGAGTTCCAACTGCGAGACTGCGACGACGGTGTCGCCGACCTGTTCGAGGACGTCGCGGCCATCATCGCGGATTGCAAGTTCAGCGATTGCCGGCACGAGGGCGAGCCCGGCTGCGCCGTCCGGGCCGCCATCGAAGCCGGCGAGCTCGACGAACGCCGCTTTACCAGCTACCTGAAACTCCAGGAAGAGCAAGCACGCAACGCCCGCACCCTGGCCGAGCGGCACGAACGCGAGCGTAAGAAGACCAAGATGATCAAGTCGGCCGTTTCGCGAAAGCGACGCGGTCGTGATGACTGGTGA
- a CDS encoding DinB family protein has translation MTDQSAELATAWDTNCAINRVILDAVSDGGLHCTLSTRGGRGVSGEFAHMHNIRLAHLEKRAKDLASGVVKLDASSKPSRATLRKAFKQSDAAIRSLLIGVLNEEAKRRGFKRGIYTTLSYFIAHEAHHRGRILLTLKVSKHTLDKDTQMKIWAWDQI, from the coding sequence ATGACCGACCAATCCGCTGAACTTGCAACCGCCTGGGACACCAACTGTGCGATCAACCGCGTGATCCTCGACGCGGTATCGGATGGAGGGCTGCACTGCACGCTGTCCACACGCGGCGGCCGGGGCGTATCGGGTGAGTTCGCCCATATGCACAACATCCGGCTCGCGCACCTTGAGAAGCGTGCGAAGGACCTCGCATCGGGCGTGGTCAAGCTCGATGCCTCTTCCAAGCCTTCTCGCGCCACGCTCCGCAAGGCATTCAAGCAGTCTGATGCCGCGATCCGTTCGCTGCTCATCGGCGTACTCAACGAGGAGGCCAAACGCCGCGGCTTCAAGCGCGGCATCTACACGACCCTGAGCTACTTCATCGCGCACGAGGCCCACCACCGTGGCCGCATCCTGCTCACACTCAAGGTCAGCAAGCACACGCTCGACAAGGACACGCAGATGAAGATCTGGGCCTGGGACCAAATCTAA
- a CDS encoding DUF885 domain-containing protein, with the protein MLSTLIPIIALLAAAPDPTLPEMTGQIERYRADLGSFRRFDDAPMSPGAIDRLGGFNQQWLDALDDVELDGLSNDGRADFMLFQEHLRFAIDQAAYELDKLREIEPLAPFVADIVPMLEAHRRMETLDARQAAETLDRLSAEISEATEALEDADTERDRVLARRASMSLDRLIRSLSSWYQFYDGYDPVFSWWCEKPYQACRDALRAHSKKLREKIAGITDEEDPVIGDPVGRDVLLRMLEHEVIAYTPEELIEIAEREYAWCLDQMLQASDELGFGKDWKAALEHVRGLHVEPGRQPAMIAEMAHEATAFIEDNGLITVPELCKETWRMSMMSPARQKVSPYFLGGETIIVSYPTDTMEHADKLASMRGNNRHFSRAVVHHELIPGHHLQNFMLARYRTHRSLFRTPFWIEGWALYWEMRLWDMDFPEGPEDRVGMLFWRMHRCMRIIFSLRFHLGEITASEAVDLLVDRVGHVRQNATAEVRRSVNGDYPPLYQAAYMLGGLQILALHEELVESGGMTEREFHDEILRHHAIPIEVLRAILTDETIERDFEPSWRFAG; encoded by the coding sequence ATGCTATCCACACTCATCCCGATCATCGCGCTGCTCGCCGCCGCTCCCGACCCCACGCTGCCGGAAATGACCGGTCAGATCGAGCGGTACCGGGCCGACCTGGGCAGCTTCCGGCGGTTCGATGATGCGCCGATGTCGCCGGGGGCGATCGACCGGCTTGGCGGCTTCAACCAGCAATGGCTCGACGCGCTCGACGATGTCGAGCTCGATGGGCTCTCGAACGATGGCCGGGCCGACTTCATGCTGTTCCAGGAGCACCTGCGGTTCGCCATCGATCAGGCGGCGTACGAGCTCGACAAGCTGCGTGAGATCGAGCCGCTCGCGCCGTTTGTTGCCGACATCGTGCCGATGCTCGAAGCGCACCGGCGAATGGAAACGCTCGACGCACGTCAGGCCGCCGAAACGCTCGATCGGTTGTCGGCCGAAATCAGCGAAGCGACCGAGGCGCTCGAGGACGCCGACACCGAGCGGGATCGCGTGCTGGCCCGTCGCGCGTCGATGAGCCTTGACCGACTCATTCGCTCGCTCTCGTCCTGGTACCAGTTCTACGACGGGTACGACCCGGTGTTCTCGTGGTGGTGCGAGAAACCGTACCAGGCGTGCAGGGATGCGTTGCGTGCGCACTCGAAGAAGCTGCGTGAGAAGATTGCGGGCATCACCGACGAGGAGGACCCGGTCATCGGCGATCCCGTCGGCCGAGACGTGCTGCTACGGATGCTTGAGCACGAGGTGATCGCGTACACACCCGAGGAGCTCATCGAGATCGCCGAGCGGGAGTACGCGTGGTGCCTCGACCAGATGCTGCAAGCTTCGGACGAGCTGGGTTTCGGCAAAGACTGGAAGGCGGCGCTCGAGCACGTCCGCGGGCTGCACGTCGAGCCGGGCCGGCAGCCGGCGATGATCGCCGAGATGGCACACGAGGCGACGGCCTTTATCGAGGACAACGGCCTGATCACCGTGCCCGAGCTGTGCAAGGAAACGTGGCGGATGTCGATGATGTCGCCCGCGCGGCAGAAGGTGAGCCCTTACTTCCTCGGCGGCGAGACCATCATCGTTTCATACCCAACCGATACCATGGAGCACGCCGACAAGCTGGCCAGCATGCGCGGCAACAACCGGCACTTCTCTCGAGCGGTCGTGCATCACGAGCTGATCCCGGGGCATCATTTGCAGAACTTCATGCTGGCCCGCTACCGCACGCATCGGTCGCTGTTCCGCACGCCGTTCTGGATCGAGGGCTGGGCACTGTATTGGGAGATGAGGCTGTGGGATATGGACTTCCCGGAAGGCCCCGAGGACCGCGTCGGCATGCTGTTCTGGCGGATGCACCGGTGCATGCGCATCATCTTCAGCCTGCGGTTCCACCTGGGTGAGATCACCGCGAGCGAGGCGGTCGACCTGCTCGTCGATCGCGTCGGCCACGTCCGGCAGAACGCGACGGCGGAGGTGCGACGCTCGGTGAACGGCGACTATCCGCCGCTTTACCAGGCGGCGTACATGCTGGGCGGGCTCCAGATCCTTGCGTTACACGAGGAGCTCGTCGAGAGCGGCGGCATGACCGAGCGCGAGTTTCACGACGAGATCCTGCGCCACCATGCCATCCCGATCGAGGTGCTGCGGGCGATCCTGACCGACGAGACGATTGAGCGGGATTTCGAGCCGTCCTGGCGCTTTGCCGGCTGA
- a CDS encoding succinate dehydrogenase/fumarate reductase iron-sulfur subunit has translation MSEGRQATFSVWRGDHQTGSFVDYQTNVTEGMVVLDAVHQIQAESASDLACRWNCKAGKCGSCSAEINGKPKLMCMTRLDTLDMTKPVTVEPMRSFPSVRDLVTDVSWNYEVKRKIKPFKPRKPDAEDGTWRLQQADVERVQEFRKCIECFLCQDVCHVLRDHHKHDEFGGPRHFVYQAALEMHPLDVEERLKQVKDDNGIGYCNITKCCTKVCPEHITITDNAIIPLKERVNDEFYDPITKLFRIFRAKPKAERKD, from the coding sequence ATGAGCGAGGGCCGGCAAGCGACATTCAGCGTCTGGCGGGGCGACCATCAGACCGGTTCGTTCGTGGACTACCAGACGAACGTCACCGAGGGCATGGTGGTGCTCGACGCGGTCCACCAGATCCAGGCCGAGTCGGCCTCGGACCTCGCCTGCCGCTGGAACTGCAAGGCGGGCAAGTGCGGCTCGTGCTCGGCGGAGATCAACGGCAAGCCCAAGCTCATGTGCATGACGCGCCTGGACACACTCGACATGACCAAGCCGGTCACGGTCGAGCCCATGCGGTCGTTCCCCTCGGTGCGAGATCTCGTGACCGACGTCTCGTGGAACTATGAGGTGAAGCGGAAGATCAAGCCGTTCAAGCCACGCAAGCCCGACGCCGAGGACGGCACGTGGCGGTTGCAGCAGGCCGACGTGGAGCGTGTGCAGGAGTTCCGCAAGTGCATCGAGTGCTTCCTGTGCCAGGACGTGTGCCACGTGCTGCGTGACCATCACAAGCACGACGAGTTCGGCGGCCCGCGGCACTTTGTCTACCAGGCGGCGCTCGAGATGCACCCGCTGGACGTCGAGGAACGCCTCAAGCAGGTCAAGGACGACAACGGCATCGGGTATTGCAACATCACCAAGTGCTGCACCAAGGTGTGTCCCGAGCACATCACGATCACCGATAACGCGATCATCCCGCTCAAGGAGCGTGTGAACGACGAGTTCTACGATCCGATCACGAAGCTCTTCAGGATCTTCCGGGCCAAGCCCAAAGCGGAGCGCAAGGACTAA
- a CDS encoding fumarate reductase/succinate dehydrogenase flavoprotein subunit gives MGTPERITHEHEVLIIGAGGAGLRAAIEAASTGASVGVVCKSLLGKAHTVMAEGGMAASMGNVDDRDNWRVHFSDTMRGGQYLNNWRMAEIHAQQAADRVRELESWGALFDRTRDGKILQRNFGGHKFPRLAHVGDRTGLEMIRTLQDHGIHQGIDFYMECTVLEILMDGDRVAGAVGYDREKGRFHVWKSPAIVLATGGIGRAYKITSNSWEYTGDGHALAYRAGAELKDMEFVQFHPTGMVWPPSVRGILVTEGVRGEGGVLRNSEGRRFMFDDIPDLYKNQTASDPEEGWRYVTGDKDAQRPPELLTRDHVARCIVREIREGRGSPHGGVFLDIAWIKEKMPKAEAHIQKKLPSMYHQFKQLAGVDITKDAMEVGPTTHYAMGGVNVDGETQMSTVKGLFACGEVAAGLHGANRLGGNSLSDLVVFGKLAGEHAVNWAKANPTPTVDQGQVQDACRAALEPLERSTGESPYEVQSTLQDMMQDKVGIVRKEGEMAEAVEGIAALSAKAANASVPGNIEYNPGWHTALDLQNLMVVSEAVARCGMDRKESRGAHFREDYPEKDEGHAGHNTIVSRGSDGQMRVERRAIPPMTSELSDIIKEMG, from the coding sequence ATGGGTACACCAGAACGCATCACCCACGAGCACGAGGTGCTCATCATCGGGGCCGGCGGCGCCGGGCTCCGGGCGGCCATCGAGGCGGCCTCGACCGGGGCGAGCGTCGGCGTGGTCTGCAAGTCGCTGCTGGGCAAGGCCCACACCGTGATGGCCGAGGGCGGGATGGCCGCCTCAATGGGCAACGTCGACGACCGCGACAACTGGCGGGTCCATTTTTCGGACACGATGCGGGGCGGGCAGTACCTGAACAACTGGCGGATGGCCGAGATCCACGCCCAGCAGGCGGCCGATCGGGTGCGCGAGCTCGAGTCGTGGGGGGCGCTGTTCGATCGCACCCGCGACGGCAAGATCCTGCAGCGCAACTTCGGCGGGCACAAGTTCCCCCGGCTTGCCCATGTGGGCGACCGAACCGGGCTGGAGATGATCCGCACCCTCCAGGACCACGGCATCCACCAGGGCATCGACTTTTACATGGAATGCACGGTGCTCGAGATCCTGATGGATGGCGACCGCGTCGCCGGGGCCGTCGGATACGACCGAGAGAAGGGACGTTTCCACGTGTGGAAGTCGCCGGCCATCGTGCTGGCGACCGGCGGCATTGGGCGGGCGTATAAGATTACCAGTAATTCGTGGGAGTACACAGGCGACGGGCACGCTTTAGCTTACCGCGCGGGTGCCGAGCTCAAGGACATGGAGTTCGTCCAGTTCCACCCGACCGGCATGGTCTGGCCGCCGTCGGTGCGCGGCATCCTGGTGACCGAGGGTGTTCGCGGCGAGGGCGGCGTGCTTCGCAACAGCGAGGGTCGCCGGTTCATGTTCGACGACATCCCGGATCTGTATAAGAACCAGACCGCATCGGACCCCGAGGAGGGATGGCGGTACGTCACGGGAGACAAAGACGCACAGCGGCCGCCCGAACTGCTCACGCGCGACCATGTTGCCCGGTGCATCGTGCGCGAGATCCGCGAAGGGCGCGGCAGCCCGCACGGCGGCGTGTTCCTCGACATCGCGTGGATCAAGGAGAAGATGCCCAAGGCCGAGGCGCACATCCAGAAGAAGCTGCCCAGCATGTACCACCAGTTCAAGCAACTGGCCGGCGTGGACATCACCAAGGACGCGATGGAGGTCGGCCCGACCACCCACTACGCCATGGGCGGCGTGAACGTCGACGGCGAGACCCAGATGTCGACGGTTAAGGGGCTGTTCGCCTGCGGCGAGGTCGCCGCCGGGCTGCACGGGGCCAACCGGCTGGGCGGCAATTCGCTGTCGGACCTCGTCGTGTTCGGCAAGCTCGCGGGAGAGCACGCGGTCAACTGGGCCAAGGCGAACCCCACGCCCACTGTTGACCAGGGGCAGGTGCAAGACGCGTGCCGTGCCGCACTGGAGCCGCTGGAGCGATCGACCGGCGAGAGCCCCTACGAGGTGCAGTCCACACTCCAAGACATGATGCAGGACAAGGTCGGCATCGTGCGCAAGGAGGGCGAGATGGCCGAGGCGGTCGAGGGCATCGCGGCATTGAGTGCCAAGGCCGCCAACGCCTCGGTGCCCGGCAACATCGAGTACAACCCTGGCTGGCATACGGCGCTCGACCTGCAAAATCTCATGGTCGTGTCCGAGGCGGTCGCCCGGTGTGGCATGGACCGCAAAGAAAGCCGCGGGGCCCACTTCCGAGAGGACTACCCCGAGAAGGACGAGGGGCATGCCGGGCACAACACCATCGTTTCTCGCGGATCGGACGGCCAGATGAGGGTCGAGCGGCGGGCCATCCCGCCCATGACGAGCGAACTGAGCGACATCATCAAGGAAATGGGTTGA
- a CDS encoding SRPBCC domain-containing protein, translating to MPKPFAPDVSSRPFSMTIERQMAAGAGQLYDAWTRGFDTWFAQPGELIMTPEEGSLFFFYNRHDWGRHAHYGRFLELVKNERVKMTWLTGAPGTYGDETVIEVELSPREGGTLLRLSHSGFSTEEACKGHEDNWPAALEALDDALSR from the coding sequence ATGCCCAAGCCTTTTGCACCCGATGTATCGTCCCGCCCGTTCTCGATGACTATCGAGCGGCAGATGGCCGCGGGTGCCGGGCAGCTCTACGACGCGTGGACCAGGGGCTTCGACACGTGGTTCGCCCAGCCGGGTGAGCTCATCATGACGCCGGAGGAAGGGAGCCTGTTCTTCTTTTATAACCGCCACGATTGGGGGCGGCATGCCCACTACGGGCGATTCTTGGAACTCGTCAAGAATGAACGCGTCAAGATGACCTGGCTGACCGGTGCGCCGGGCACCTATGGCGACGAGACGGTGATCGAGGTCGAGTTGAGCCCCCGAGAGGGTGGCACCCTGCTGCGGCTTTCGCACTCGGGGTTCAGCACCGAAGAAGCGTGCAAGGGGCACGAGGACAACTGGCCCGCCGCTTTGGAAGCGCTGGACGACGCCCTGAGCCGATAA